One genomic region from Homalodisca vitripennis isolate AUS2020 chromosome 6, UT_GWSS_2.1, whole genome shotgun sequence encodes:
- the LOC124364149 gene encoding protein commissureless 2 homolog: MTEVQDVALHMPPSVDPGGGAAVVVSVVEDEEYDRLLTDLWVGIVLTLMVLSCIGCLFSCFLYHAFRQWQARG, translated from the coding sequence ATGACGGAGGTGCAGGATGTCGCTCTCCACATGCCCCCCTCTGTGGACCCTGGTGGGGGCGCTGCTGTGGTGGTCAGTGTTGTGGAGGACGAGGAGTACGATCGCCTCCTCACTGACCTCTGGGTCGGCATCGTTCTCACGCTTATGGTCTTGTCCTGTATCGGCTGCCTCTTCTCCTGCTTCCTCTACCACGCCTTCCGGCAATGGCAGGCTCGAGGTTAG